The proteins below are encoded in one region of Oncorhynchus tshawytscha isolate Ot180627B linkage group LG04, Otsh_v2.0, whole genome shotgun sequence:
- the lrrc2 gene encoding leucine-rich repeat-containing protein 2 isoform X2, with the protein MRVDRTVDIPVYDISLLRNIWEGREKKYKNKQKKEHERVQKSALAKINQQWQYRIACKTLKSNEVEVLQHYLTRTALNEIQPHQDIPNTDANSIIEGIKFIFELDGDKWMELPDNLLDMTYLREWHIRRTKICKLPEWIVQFPDLCVLDIPQNGIDKLPVEIGQLTKLRVLKVNYNRLSSIPPELGECENLERLELTGNYLEQLPFELSNLKKVTHLDIAENQFASIPICALRMTSLQLLDMSINMLTDLPEDMDRLEELESLFVHKNNMSYLPKCLVNITTLKMIVVSGDTLICWPSGLKENPAIKFIKLYDNMVDEIMEGDDEILETRQDHHKEFMQTYIDTVKDRETAPTYTTKVSFSCCL; encoded by the exons ATGAGGGTGGACAGGACGGTTGATATACCAGTTTATGACATCTCACTGCTCAGGAACATTTGGGAAGGCAGagagaaaaaatacaaaaacaagcagAAGAAGGAACATGAGCGAGTACAGAAAAGCGCTCTGGCAAA GATCAATCAACAATGGCAGTATCGCATAGCATGCAAGACATTGAAGTCCAACGAGGTGGAAGTGCTCCAACACTACCTGACGAGAACAGCTCTGAATGAAATTCAGCCCCACCAGGATATACCAAACACAG ATGCAAATTCCATAATTGAGGGCATCAAATTCATTTTTGAGCTGGATGGTGATAAATGGATG GAACTTCCTGATAATCTTCTTGATATGACATACCTTCGAGAATGGCACATAAGAAGAACTAAAATCTGCAAACTACCAGAGTGGATTGTGCAGTTTCCGGACCTCTGCGTATTGGATATACCCCAAAACGGAATTGACAAGCTGCCTGTTGAAATAG GTCAATTAACAAAGCTGAGGGTGCTGAAAGTTAATTACAATAGGCTGTCCAGTATTCCTCCAGAACTTGGTGAATGTGAGAATCTGGAGAGATTGGAGCTAACTGGAAATTATCTTGAACAGTTGCCTTTTGAG TTAAGCAATCTCAAGAAAGTCACACATCTGGATATAGCAGAAAACCAATTCGCCAGCATACCCATCTGTGCTCTTCGTATGACAAGCCTACAATTGTTGGATATGAGTATCAACATGTTGACGGATTTGCCTGAGGATATGGACAG GTTGGAAGAATTGGAATCCTTGTTTGTTCATAAGAATAACATGTCATATTTGCCAAAGTGTTTGGTAAATATCACTACACTCAAGATGATTGTTGTTAGTGGAGACACATTGATCTGCTGGCCTTCAGGGCTTAAAGAAAATCCTGCCATCAA ATTCATTAagctatatgacaacatggttgATGAAATAATGGAGGGGGATGATGAGATATTGGAAACAAGGCAAGACCATCACAAAGAATTTATGCAGACATACATTGACACAGTGAAGGACAGAG AAACTGCCCCAACATACACCACCAAAGTGTCATTCTCATGCTGTCTGTAA
- the lrrc2 gene encoding leucine-rich repeat-containing protein 2 isoform X1 encodes MESTINCEIQPNSSRGEINMRVDRTVDIPVYDISLLRNIWEGREKKYKNKQKKEHERVQKSALAKINQQWQYRIACKTLKSNEVEVLQHYLTRTALNEIQPHQDIPNTDANSIIEGIKFIFELDGDKWMELPDNLLDMTYLREWHIRRTKICKLPEWIVQFPDLCVLDIPQNGIDKLPVEIGQLTKLRVLKVNYNRLSSIPPELGECENLERLELTGNYLEQLPFELSNLKKVTHLDIAENQFASIPICALRMTSLQLLDMSINMLTDLPEDMDRLEELESLFVHKNNMSYLPKCLVNITTLKMIVVSGDTLICWPSGLKENPAIKFIKLYDNMVDEIMEGDDEILETRQDHHKEFMQTYIDTVKDRETAPTYTTKVSFSCCL; translated from the exons ATGGAATCAACAATCAACTGTGAGATTCAACCTAACAGTTCCAGAG GTGAAATTAACATGAGGGTGGACAGGACGGTTGATATACCAGTTTATGACATCTCACTGCTCAGGAACATTTGGGAAGGCAGagagaaaaaatacaaaaacaagcagAAGAAGGAACATGAGCGAGTACAGAAAAGCGCTCTGGCAAA GATCAATCAACAATGGCAGTATCGCATAGCATGCAAGACATTGAAGTCCAACGAGGTGGAAGTGCTCCAACACTACCTGACGAGAACAGCTCTGAATGAAATTCAGCCCCACCAGGATATACCAAACACAG ATGCAAATTCCATAATTGAGGGCATCAAATTCATTTTTGAGCTGGATGGTGATAAATGGATG GAACTTCCTGATAATCTTCTTGATATGACATACCTTCGAGAATGGCACATAAGAAGAACTAAAATCTGCAAACTACCAGAGTGGATTGTGCAGTTTCCGGACCTCTGCGTATTGGATATACCCCAAAACGGAATTGACAAGCTGCCTGTTGAAATAG GTCAATTAACAAAGCTGAGGGTGCTGAAAGTTAATTACAATAGGCTGTCCAGTATTCCTCCAGAACTTGGTGAATGTGAGAATCTGGAGAGATTGGAGCTAACTGGAAATTATCTTGAACAGTTGCCTTTTGAG TTAAGCAATCTCAAGAAAGTCACACATCTGGATATAGCAGAAAACCAATTCGCCAGCATACCCATCTGTGCTCTTCGTATGACAAGCCTACAATTGTTGGATATGAGTATCAACATGTTGACGGATTTGCCTGAGGATATGGACAG GTTGGAAGAATTGGAATCCTTGTTTGTTCATAAGAATAACATGTCATATTTGCCAAAGTGTTTGGTAAATATCACTACACTCAAGATGATTGTTGTTAGTGGAGACACATTGATCTGCTGGCCTTCAGGGCTTAAAGAAAATCCTGCCATCAA ATTCATTAagctatatgacaacatggttgATGAAATAATGGAGGGGGATGATGAGATATTGGAAACAAGGCAAGACCATCACAAAGAATTTATGCAGACATACATTGACACAGTGAAGGACAGAG AAACTGCCCCAACATACACCACCAAAGTGTCATTCTCATGCTGTCTGTAA